The nucleotide sequence TTGGGACCATCATCATGATTCACTCTCATAGAACAGGTACCGCTCTCAGGTGATGATCCATTCTGGGACATTATAATTCTTGAATGGATTCCCTCCAACCTCTGTCATGTCCGGCTGCACCACTAACCAGATCAACCCCAGCCGCAAGTACTTGTCATCCATCCTTGCTAGTGCTTCCTCAGATCCTCTTCACCTATTCCCTTTCACATTCTCCACTGCAGTGCAGTCAGTTGGTGACAGGGCTCTGATCTCAAGGGCCAAGATGAGGTGACAACCATCTTTAGTAGGGTGAGATTCTTTAGCAGATGCTACCGCCAGGATAATGGTGACATGACACAGTGGTGAAGTGAAAATGATAGGTTATTAGGATTATGGGAACTGTGACTCTCTTAAGCAAATCACAGGAGATTATAAATATGTTTACAAGGTATAACATGTAAAGATCGAAATGCTCTTGGTTTAGTGATCATTATAATTGGAAACAAGAGCCTTTGGTCCTTATATTGGACACCTCAAAATTGGCCCAGTTTGATCAAGTCCGGCTGGTTCTTGTGGTTCAGTTGACATTCAGCCAGGTCATCCAGCTCAATGTAGTTACTCTTCATGGTCAATCCAACAGCAAAACTAAACCAGTTATGGGTACAATTCCTGGTTTTTTCATTGTAGTGTTACCTTCTTTGTGTGCTTCTACATTTTGAAAGTTTCATTTGATGATCAATATTGTTCGCTGTTTAATGCATCCAAGTAGTAGCAAGGTCATGATATAATGCCTCCAGCACAAGAATAGATTTCTGATGTCATGCACTACTGCCGGTACAATAAAAGCATATACTTGAATTTACTTATATTCTGATCTGTTCAGTTGTTTATGTTAGATTATTTCTGATTGTTTTAGTAGAACCACACAAAACCATGCCTTAAATTATATCTATTTCTGAGAAAAATGACAATGAAATAGCTTATCACATAATTGGATTAGCAAGAAACATCCTTTATGTCATGATATGATCACTTTCCAATGGCTTAGTTGCATGATAGGAAGATCCTATATTTTATGACTTCATTTTCTCTTTGCAGGTATGTTGTTGATGCAGCAGACCGTGATAATTTGCCCATCTCAAAAAGTGAACTTCATGATCTTCTAAGCAAGCCATCACTGAATGGGATCCCATTGTTGGTCCTTGGAAATAAAATTGATAAGCCAGAAGCTCTGACAAAGCAGGGTTTGACAGATGAAATGTAAGTAACCACAAAATTTCTATTTTAAGATATCTCTATTACATGTAAACAGTCGGAAGCAGTTCCCATAATGTAAGTGCTGCTCGGACTCTTAACTATGAACTGCATTGCAGGGGCCTGAAATCCATTACAGACAGAGAGGTTTGTTGTTACATGATCTCATGCAAGAACTCAACCAACATAGACTCTGTCATCGATTGGCTTGTGAAGCACTCAAAATCAAAAAATTGAGCATTTAGCCCTCAACAGCTCTGGCTTCTGCATTATTTTCTTGGGATATGTAGGTTGTTCTTGTGGTTTTTGGTGATGATTTCTGCTTTTGGCTGGCTGAGTTTATGGCCTCTACTGTTGCCTGTTATTGTCATGCTGATTTATCACATATGCAACTGGGCTTGTACTGTTTCTTGTAACCAGTATGTTGAATTATTTCTGTGTATGGGTTAACCTTTTGAGTCTTGTGCAGAACACACATTGTACCTGATGGACATTTGGTGGTGCCAACAATCTCTGTTAACATGATATGTGATGAGCGATTTCAATAGTTGTGTTTTCTCTGATCATGTCATTTATTTGAATTCTTGGATAATGTTTACAAAAACCTTCCTGAATATATTTAGGGTTTTACGCCGGAAGAGGATCGATCATTGATGCTGGAGTTGTTACTTTTGCTGACCCATCCCCATACCAACCTACAATAGTTTCTTCTCTATTTGGTGCAAGGCTTTTAGCTTTCACTAGCGATTATGAGAATGATTCGATACACTATACGGGAATATGAAGGAATTAGAGAGAATCAAAGGGGTTTGTAGGAATATATGGTAAGTACGATGGAtgtaatattatattatgatGGATTCTTTCATCCTGTTTCTGATCTTGCAGGTATAAGTTTTCTCATGAGA is from Musa acuminata AAA Group cultivar baxijiao chromosome BXJ3-8, Cavendish_Baxijiao_AAA, whole genome shotgun sequence and encodes:
- the LOC135644701 gene encoding ADP-ribosylation factor-like protein 8a — translated: MGLWEAFLNWLRSLFFKQEMELSLIGLQNAGKTSLVNVIATGGYSEDMIPTVGFNMRKVTKGNVTIKLWDLGGQPRFRSMWERYCRAVSAIVYVVDAADRDNLPISKSELHDLLSKPSLNGIPLLVLGNKIDKPEALTKQGLTDEMGLKSITDREVCCYMISCKNSTNIDSVIDWLVKHSKSKN